A segment of the Candidatus Brevundimonas phytovorans genome:
GCACCGAGGTCAATGGCTTCGCCGCCGACCCCGGCACCATCGCCAGCCGCGAGGACTTCGCCTCGACCGGGGGCTCGGTCTACTTCTTCCGCAACCGCGACATTGCGCCGGGTTCGGAGCGGGTCTTCCTGGAAGTCCGCGACAAGGATTCCGGCCTGGTGCTGGAACGACAGGAACTGATCGCCGCCCGCGACTATGAAGTGAACTATCTTCAGGGGCGGGTCGTCATGCGCAACCCGCCGCCGATGACCGCCGACGCCAACAGCTTCGTGTCCCAGTCGTCGCTGGCCGGAAACCCGGTCTGGGTCGTGGCCACCTACGAGTATTCGCCGGGCCTGACACGGCCGGAGGCCTTCACCACGGGCGGGCGGGCGCAGCACTGGCTGACCGACCGTCTGCGCGTCGCCGGCAGCGCCTATCATCAGGGCGAGGACCAGGCCTCGCAGGATCTGTTCGGCGCCGACGTCCTGTATCAGCACGCGCCCAACAGCTTCGTGAAGCTGGAGTTCGCCCAGGCGGACGGGCCGGGCGACGGCGCCTATCTGTCGTCCACCGGCGGCTATGACTTCACCAAGGTTCAGACCGAGGCCGACAAGGCCAACGCCGTCAGCCTGACCTTCGCCGGTCAGCTGGACGAACTGGGACTGGAGCGCGACGGCCGCTTCGGCGGCTACTGGAAGACGCGCGAGGCCGGCTTCTCCGCCCCCGGCGAGCTGACCTTCGGCGAGACCCTGGATCAGTACGGCGGCGTCTTCGACATGGCGCTCAGCGACACGGTCCGTCTTCAGGCCAAGGGCGACGTCACCGACGGTCGCCTGACCGAGCGTCATGCGGTCGAGGTCGGCCTGCGTCGCGAGACGGCGGCGGGCTGGTTCGGTTCGGTCGGGGTCCGCTCGGACAAGCAGCAGGGTCAGCGCACGCCCTACAGCCCCCTCTATGTCCCGCCGCCCAGCGAGGGCACGCGGACCGACGCGGCGGTGTCGGTCGGCTATCGCCACACGCCAAGCCCTGAGACCCCCAACGTCGAGCAGCGCGACGCCCCCTGGGCCGTCTGGACCTTCGCACAGGCGACGCTGGACCACGACGGCGGGCGTCAGTCGAACGACCGTTTCGGCCTCGGCGGCGAATATCAGGTCCACGACCGGCTCAGGTTCAAGGGCGAGGTCTCGGACGGCGACATGGGCTTCGGCGCAGACGTGCGGGCGGACTTCGCCATGACGGATCGCGGCAGCCTCTATCTGGGCTACGCCCTGGCCGGCGAGAACCCCGACGCCATGACCGGCGGTCGTCTGGGCCGCCTGACCGGCGGCGCGCGTCAGCAGATAGGCGAGAAGACCAGCGTCTTCGCCGAGCAACGCTATGACCACGGCGACGGCCCCACCGGCTGGACCCAGGCCTACGGCGTCGACTTCAGCCCCATCGAGGCCTGGACCTTCGGCGCGCGCTACGAGACCGGCTCTCTGGCCGACGCTCTGGGCCAGGAGATCGACCGCATGGCCATCGGCGCCACCGCCGACTACGGCAGCGACCGCCTGCGCTGGGCCTCGGCCCTGGAATACCGCAAGGACGAGGGCGACACGGTCGGCGAGCGCACCACGGTCGCCACCCGCAATCAGGTGACGCTGAAGGCCACGCCGTCGCTACGCCTGTTCGCCAAGGCCAACATCTCCCTGTCCAACTCGGATCAGGCGATGGCGATGAACGCCGACTACTACGAGCTGGCGCTGGCCGGGGCCTATCGTCCGGTCGACAACGACCGGCTCAACCTGCTGACCAAGTACACCTATCTGGCCGACCTGCCGTCGCCGGCCCAGGTGGACGCCCTGGGGCAGTCGCTGGACTATGCCCAGCGCAGCCACATCGCCGCCGTTGACGGGACCTATCAGGTCACGCCGCGTCTGGCGGTCGGGGCCAAGGTGGCCTGGCGTCTGGGCGAGCTGCGCGCCTCTCGCGACGAGAGCGCGCCCTGGTTCGACAGCGAGGCGGTCTTCTGGGCCGTGCGCGCCGACTATCAGATCGTCCGCCGCTGGGACGTCCTGGTCGAGGTGCGCGAGCTGTCGATCAAGGAGGCGCAGGACAGCCGTCTGGGGGCTCTGGTCGGCGTCTATCGCCACTTCGGCGACCACGTGAAGCTGGGCGTCGGCTACAACTTCACCGACTTCTCGGACGACCTGGGCGACCTCAGCTACGACGAGCGCGGCTGGTTCGTGAACCTGATCGGCAAGTTCTGATCGCGAGGTTGAAGCTAGACCGCGTCGGCGAAAGGGCCACCGTCAAAGACAGCAGCGGAACCCGATGTGGGAGGCGGTGGTGTCGGTGGCCTGGGGCAGCCGGGCAGGAGGGCGATAGCGGCTGCAGTAGTCTGCTGTGCAGAGATGGGAGCCGCCCTTCAGCACCTTGAAGACGTTGGCGGACGGTCGGGCCGACACCCCGCAGCAGCGCTTGGGCGGCGAGCCGGTGTGATGGGGCTGATAGGCGTCGAGGGTCCATTCCCAGACGTTGCCGATCATGTCGGACAGGCCCCAGGCGTTCGGCGGATAATGGCCGACGGGCGAGGTGCGCTCATAGCCGTCGCCGAGACTGTTGCGGTGGGGAAAGGCGCCCTGCCACAGGTTGGCCATGTGCCGACCCTCGGGTTCAAGGACGTCGCCCCAGGCGTATTCGGTCGTGGACCCGGCGCGGGCGGCGTACTCCCACTGCGCCTCGCTGGGCAGGGTCTTTCTCGCCCAGCGCGCATAGGCCAGGGCGTCGGCGAAACCGACATGCACGACAGGATGATCGTCCAGCCCCTCGATTGAGGAGCCGGGCCCCAGCGGATGCCGCCAGTCGGCGCCGGGCACGATGCGCCACCATTGCCCCGCATCGTTGAGCGGCACAGGACCGGGCGGCGGCGTGAAAACCAGGGAGGATGGCGCCAGCATGTGCGCCGGGACACCGGGATAGTCCGCCGGATTGACCGGAGTCTCGGCCAGCGTTCGATGCCCGGTGTCGGCGATGAAGGCGGCAAAGCGGGCGTTGGTCACAGGCACGGCGTCGATGGCGAAGGCCTCGACTTGGCGGCGGTGGGCCGGGCGTTCTTCGACGTAGTGATGGTCCGAACCCATGACGAAGTGGCCCGCAGGCAGGGCGGTCATCGTCACGGGATCCTTGGACCGGCTCAATGGGCTACTCTTTGGTGCGGAAATCGATCTGGTGGTCGGGGAAGTGGACGCTGGTGTTGCCATAGGCGTTCTTGCCGGCGATCTCTGGCGTCCAGAGGATGTTGTTGTCCCGCTGGCAACCTTCCCACGCCGCCTTCATCGTAGCCAGTTGCTGGGGCTCGGCCTGGCTCAGATCGGTCGCTTCGGTTGGGTCGCGGCGGGTGTTGTAAAGCTCCCAATCGCCGCTGCCCCAGGGCGCATTGCTGTAGGTCAGCTTGAAATCGCCGATGCGAACGGCGACGCGACCGAACAACTCCAGACACTGGGTGGCGTCATCGGGGTGAACCTGGTCCGTCTGGCCCATCAGGAAGGGCACCGCCGAGCGCCCCTGCAGCGGTGGAACAGCGGCGCCGTCTTCCGCAGGATGCCGCGTCTGGGCCAGTTGCAGGAAGGTGGGCGCCCAGTCCTTCACCCCGACATAGGCGTCGCTGAGGCTGCGCCGAACGCCGGGACCCGCGACGAAGGCCGGGGTGCGGGTGCCGCCCTCATAGGTGAAGGCCTTGAACAGGCGGAAGGGCGCCGAGCTGACGCGCGCCCAGTTGGGGCCGTAGCCGATGAAGGAGTTGCGCCGCCCCATGTTGTCGAGGCTGTTGTCGAAGGTCGCCTGGATCCACTCGCGGTTCTTTTCGCTGATGTCCTCGGCGTCGCTGCCTTCTGCGCCATTGTCGGAGAAGAAGACGAAGACGGTGTTGTCGTATTCGCCGGTGCGCTTCAGCTCCGCGACCAGTCGTCCGACATTGTCGTCCATGTTGGCGATCATGGCGGCGTAGACCTCCATGCGCCGGGCCTCCTTGGCCTTGTCTTCGGCCGACAGCGCGTTCCACGCGGGCCAGACGCCGGGGGCCGGGGCGGGCGTGACGTCCTGGGCGATGACGCCCCTGGCCTTCATGCGCTCGATCCGCTGATCGAGGATCACGTCATAGCCCACGTCGTAGACCCCGCGATAACGGTCCAGATAGGCGTCGGGCGCCTGAAGAGGCCAGTGCGGGGCGGTATAGGCGATGTAGGCGAAGAAGGGCTTGTCGTCCTTGACGCTGTCGATGTTCTGCAGAATCCGGTCGGTATAGTAGTCTGTCGAGAAGAAGTTCGCGGGCAGGTCGACCAGTGCGCCGTCGTCGCGATAGCTGGCCTTGGGCGCGGCGAAGATGGTGCCGCCCTGGGTGAAGTGGTCGGCGCCGCCGTTCAGCAGGACGAAGGAATGATCGAAGCCGCGGGCCTGAGGGCTCTGACCTTCCTCCTTGCCCAGGTGCCACTTGCCCACCATGAAGGTGTGGTAGCCGGCGTCTTGCAACAGGCGCGGGAAGGGCACGACCCGATCATTGAGCGCGCCTTCATAGCCGGGCACGCCGACCTGTTCGGGGGCGATGACCTCGGCCATCGTGCCCAGCCCCGCGATGTGGTTATCGACGCCGCTCATCAGCATGGCGCGCGTCGGAGAACAGGCCGGCGAGGCGTGGAAATTGGTCAGTTGCACGCCGCTGGCCACCAGGGCGTCCAGATTGGGCGTGGCGATCTCGCTGCCGAAGGCGCTGAGGTCGGAAAAGCCCATGTCGTCGGCGACGATCAGCACGATATTGGGCCGGGCGTCGCGCTGGGGCGTGGGCGCCGTCAGCGGGGCCGGCGCGGAGGGGGTCTGCGCCTGAAGCGCGACCGGCGAGAGGCTGAGGAGAGAGACGCCGCCCAGAAGGGCGGGCAGCAGGCGTTTCGCGATCTTCATGGCGGGGTCCGTGTTCTTTCTATGGGGCTCAGAACATGAAAGTCAGATCGACGAGCGAGTAGAAAACGTCGCGGCCGCCCGCGCGTTTCATTCCGTCGGACACGTCGAAGTAGGCGGCTTCCACACTCAGGAAGAGGTTGGGATTGATGGTCCACTGCACCGTGACGTCGGGCTGCATGCCGATGTAGCCGATCGAGGGATCGGCGGTGCCGGGCAGGGGCGCGAAGCCGCGGCCATAGACGGCGTCGTCGCGGTCCTGCTTCCAGTACCAGCGGTTATAGGCCGACAGGCGTACGGCTTTGGACAGGTTGAGGGCCAGGGTCGGTCCGGCCTCGACCAGATTGCTGCCGGCCAGATAACCGCTGGCGGCGTAGTACTGCTGGCCTGTGTAGAGGGGCGTGAAGGTCTGGATCTTGCCGCCGTCGCGACCGCCGCTGACGGCGTCGAAGCGGGCGCCGATGCGGGGCTTCAGCGGCGAGGACTGGATGACGTAGCCGGCGTCGGCATAGACGGCCCAGGCCTCCACATCCTGCCCGGCGAAGGAGCCGCCCTGGCGGACCACGGTGGTGTCCAGCTGGATCGGTCCGGCCTTGCCCCACAGGCGGGCGCCCAAGCCGTGGCGTTCATCCTCGCCGACCAGCCCGGCCATGGCCAGATTGCGCGACTTGAAGCCGATGTAGAAGGGATCGAGGTTCAGGGCCACGGCGTCGTTGGCCATGTGGGGCAGGGCGAAGCTGCCGTAAACGCCCCAGATCTTGCGGCCCGGATTGGCGCTGTCGCCGAAGACCTCCTCGGTGTTGGCCACGTTCTCGACCGCCAGGACGTCGATGCGCGCCGACGGGGATCGATACTGTGCCGTCACGCCTTCGAAGGTCAGCGGAATATTGGCGAAGGGCTGGGTCGACAGGATCAGTCCATTGCCCAGCCAGATTTCCTGACGCCCGCCGCGCAGGCTGACGCTGCCGTCGCCCAAGGGGGCGCTGACCTCGACGAAGGCCTGTTGCAGGGCCAGGTCGTTGCGTTGCCGCGGGGGCTGGGGGCCGATGTCGCGGCCGTTGATCTGACCGCTGGCCAGTTCGCCATAGACCCTGACGTGCGAACCGAGATGCAGGTCTGCGCCGTAGATGTGACGGAAGCCCATGAACAACTGATCGCTGTAGTTCTGGCCGATCAGGGATTCATGACTGTAGCTGTTGAACTGGACGCGCTCCATGCCGCTCAGCGACAGGTTGACGTCGCCGTTGGCGTTCAGCGGCATGTATTTCAGCGCTGCCAGCCCTTTCGTGGAGACTTCGGCCGGGGCTTGCGGCGCTGCGGTGTCGTTGAAGCGCAGCAGATAATAGGGACCGACGCGCGGACCGAGGCCCGCTTGCGGGGGCAGGACGGCTGGCATGGGCGAGGGAGCCGCCGGGGGAGCTCCATCTTGCGCCAGGGCGGACGAAAGAGAGAGCGCGGACAGCGCCAGCGCCAAGGCGCAACTGTAGCGGTGCGACGAATATTCCATGGGGTCCTCTCCCGATTTTTTCTTTTCACTCTTTTGGAGCGAGGAGGGGTTGGCCAATAATTCTTCGGCATGAGGCGATAGCGAAACCACGATCTTGCCGATGACGAGCGGGCCCGTCTTACGGAACGAACCCTTCCCAGACCGCGTTCGCGAGCAGTGAGGTGAGACGGCGCGCCCCGCCGTCGATCGCAAAGAAAACGGCATCGCCACATGGCGCGTCATGCCGTTTCGGCATCAGGTTTTCGAGAAATGCTATTGGGAAAACCACCCCGTCCTGACGACCTTGGTCACGCGGCGCACGTTTCATCGCGTCGAGCAGAGCCAAGGCGCAGTGAAAGGAGCGACTTCATGAACCGTCATGTCGTTGATCTCGCGTCCTGTGGCGCGTCGGGGCGGGGGGCTCATGCATGAGCCCGCTGGACCCTTTCGCCGAGACCTCCGGCGTCGACGTGCGGCGCCTGCGCTATTTTGTGGCCATCGCCGAAGAACTGCATTTCGGCCGCGCCTCGGAACGTCTCAACGTCGCCCAGCCCGCGCTCAGCCGCCAGATGGTCGAGCTGGAGGCGGCGATCGGCGCCACCCTGTTCGACCGCACGCGCAATCAGATTCGTCTGACCGTCGCCGGCGAGGCCCTGCTGCCCCGCGCCCGTCAGATCCTGAGCAGCATCGTCGAGGCGGCGCGTATCGCCCGACGCGCGGCGGCGGGCTCCATCGGCGTGCTCAATGTCGGCTTCGTCGGATCGGCGACCTATTCCCTGCTGCCGCGGGTGCTGAACGCCTTTCGCACCGATAATCCCGACGTTGATTTGATGCTGCACGCCATGAATACGGCGGAGCTGAAGGGCGGTCTGATCGAGCGGACCATCGACGTCGCCTTCGCGCGGCCTGGCATCGACGACCCCGAGGTGGTCGACGAACTGCTGTTGGAAGAGCCGCTGGTTGTGGCCCTGCCGGACGTCGATCCCCAGGCCGCACACAGTGAGATCGCGCTCGGCGACCTGGCGCGCCACGCCTTTGTTCTCTACCCGCGTTTCCCGCGCCCCAGCTTTGCGGACATTATCCTGAAGCACTGCGCCGAGAGCGGCTTTTCGCCGATCATCGCCCACGAAACCATGGATGTTCAGACGGCGCTGGGGCTGGTCGCCGCCGGTGCAGGCGTGTCTCTGGTGCCGGCCAGCGTTCAGGACGCGCAGCGCCTGGGCGTGGCCTATCGCCCTCTGCGGGCGCCCGTCCCGACCACCCGGCTCAGCCTGTCCTATCGCCGCGACAATCGCTCGGCGACGCTGGCGCGCTTCCGCAGCCAGGTCAAAGCCTTCGCTGCTGCTCACAAGACCCGGAACCAGGAGGCCGCCGAGGGCGCCTCCGTTCCCCTTCATCAAGGACCTGCCTGATGGCCATGACGATCGACGCCTTTGAGACCTGTCTGGTCGATCTGCCCACGATCCGCCCGCACGTCCTGTCGATGACCACCATGCACCACCAGACCATGGTGCTGCTGACTTTGCGCTGCTCGGACGGCACGGTCGGGGTGGGCGAGGCCACGACCATCGGAGGCCTCAGCTACGGCGAGGAAAGCCCCGAGGGCATGAAGCTGGCGCTCGACACCTATTTCGCGCCTCTGGTGCTGGGCGCGGACCCGACGCGGCCCGCGCAACTGATGGATCGCCTGAGCCGGGCCATTGCGGGCAATCGTTTCGCCAAATGCGCGGTGGAGACGGCCCTGCTCGACGCCATGGGCCACAGGGTCGGCCTGCCGGTGGCCGAACTGCTGGGCGGTCGTCGCCGTGAGCGTCTGTCGGTGGCCTGGACCCTGGCCAGCGGCGACACGGCCAAGGACATCGACGAGGCCGAGCGGATGCTGGCGCAGCGTCGCCACAACATCTTCAAGCTCAAGATCGGCAAGCGCGCGGTGGTGGACGACGTGGCCCATGTTGCGGCCATCAAGCGCGCCCTGGGCGACCGCGCGAGCGTGCGGGTCGACGTCAACCGCGCCTGGGACGAGGCCAGCGCCGCGCGCGGCGTCGCCATGCTGGAGGCCGCAGGCTGCGACCTGATCGAGCAGCCGGTCGACGCCCACCTGCGCGGGGCGATGGCGCGGCTGGCCCAGCGTTTCACCATCCCCATCATGGCCGACGAATCCCTGACCGGCCCGGCCAGCGCCTTCGACTTCGCCGCCAATGCGGCGGCCGATGTGTTCGCGGTCAAGATCGCCCAGTCCGGCGGTCTGACGGCGGCCTGCGCCGTCGGCGCCATCGCCCAGGCGGCGGGCGTCGGCCTTTATGGCGGCACCATGCTGGAAGGGCCGGTGGGCACGGCGGCCTCGGCCCATGTCTTCTCGACCTTCGCCAACCTGTCGTTCCAGACCGAGCTGTTCGGCCCCCTGCTGCTGACTGAGGAGATCCTGGAGACGCCGCTGGCCTATGCCGACTTCGGCCTGAAGGTGCCGGACGGTCCGGGCCTGGGCGTGCGTCTGGACGCCGACAAGGTCGCCTTCTTCCGCCGCGACGCCGCTCGCAAGACTCAATCCGCCGGAGCCTGATCATGCTGTTTCATGTTCGCATGGATGTCCGCATCCCCCTCGACTACGACCCCGACCGCGCCGCCGAACTGAAGCGGATCGAGCGCGAGCGCGCCCAGGAACTGCAGACGTCGGGCAAGTGGCGGCACCTGTGGCGCATCGCCGGCCAGTATTCGAACTTCAGCGTGTTCGATGTCGCCGACGTGCAGGAGCTGCATGACATCGTCAGCAGCCTGCCGCTGTTCCCCTTCATGAACATCGAGGTGACGCCGCTGTGCCGGCATCCCTCCTCGATCCATGACGACGACCGCTGAGCGCGGCCCGAAATCCCAGACAATTCAAAATAATATAAGAGGAAATGACATGACCGAACGCCTGATCGACTCCACCGAAGTCCAGGCCCTGCTGGACAAGCTGAGCGGCGCCGACACCGTCAGTGGCGATCCGCGCCTGAAGGCCATCGTTCGCCGTGTCGTCGGCGACCTGTTCGCCGCCATCGAAGAGTTCGACATCTCGGACGACGAGTTCTGGCAGGCTTTGAACTACGCCGCTGCGGGCGCGCCGGAGTTCGGACTGTGGGCGGCTGGTCTGGGTATTGAACGCTTCCTCGACATCCGCGCCGATGCGCGGGACGCCGCCGAAGGCGTGGTCGGCGGCACGCCGCGCACCATCGAAGGCCCCCTCTATGTCGCCGGCGCCCCGGTCGAGCAGGGCTTCGCCCGGCTGGACGACGGCGTGGACAAGGGCGAGCCCCTGTTCATGCACGGTCAGGTCCGCGACGTGGACGGCAAGGCCCTGGCCGGCGCCAAGGTCGAGGTCTGGCACGCC
Coding sequences within it:
- the catA gene encoding catechol 1,2-dioxygenase, translating into MTERLIDSTEVQALLDKLSGADTVSGDPRLKAIVRRVVGDLFAAIEEFDISDDEFWQALNYAAAGAPEFGLWAAGLGIERFLDIRADARDAAEGVVGGTPRTIEGPLYVAGAPVEQGFARLDDGVDKGEPLFMHGQVRDVDGKALAGAKVEVWHANTLGNYSYFDKSQSDFNLRRTIITDSDGRYAFRSIVPSGYACPPGGSTEGILKQLGRHGHRPAHIHFFASADDHRHLTTQINIDGDPYLRDDFAYATREDLIPAVTHKEGGEAAEKYGLEGRYADIAFDFVMQPAKVEAEEEASHRARVAA
- a CDS encoding alginate export family protein, with translation MPAVLPPQAGLGPRVGPYYLLRFNDTAAPQAPAEVSTKGLAALKYMPLNANGDVNLSLSGMERVQFNSYSHESLIGQNYSDQLFMGFRHIYGADLHLGSHVRVYGELASGQINGRDIGPQPPRQRNDLALQQAFVEVSAPLGDGSVSLRGGRQEIWLGNGLILSTQPFANIPLTFEGVTAQYRSPSARIDVLAVENVANTEEVFGDSANPGRKIWGVYGSFALPHMANDAVALNLDPFYIGFKSRNLAMAGLVGEDERHGLGARLWGKAGPIQLDTTVVRQGGSFAGQDVEAWAVYADAGYVIQSSPLKPRIGARFDAVSGGRDGGKIQTFTPLYTGQQYYAASGYLAGSNLVEAGPTLALNLSKAVRLSAYNRWYWKQDRDDAVYGRGFAPLPGTADPSIGYIGMQPDVTVQWTINPNLFLSVEAAYFDVSDGMKRAGGRDVFYSLVDLTFMF
- a CDS encoding formylglycine-generating enzyme family protein; this translates as MTALPAGHFVMGSDHHYVEERPAHRRQVEAFAIDAVPVTNARFAAFIADTGHRTLAETPVNPADYPGVPAHMLAPSSLVFTPPPGPVPLNDAGQWWRIVPGADWRHPLGPGSSIEGLDDHPVVHVGFADALAYARWARKTLPSEAQWEYAARAGSTTEYAWGDVLEPEGRHMANLWQGAFPHRNSLGDGYERTSPVGHYPPNAWGLSDMIGNVWEWTLDAYQPHHTGSPPKRCCGVSARPSANVFKVLKGGSHLCTADYCSRYRPPARLPQATDTTASHIGFRCCL
- a CDS encoding LysR family transcriptional regulator produces the protein MSPLDPFAETSGVDVRRLRYFVAIAEELHFGRASERLNVAQPALSRQMVELEAAIGATLFDRTRNQIRLTVAGEALLPRARQILSSIVEAARIARRAAAGSIGVLNVGFVGSATYSLLPRVLNAFRTDNPDVDLMLHAMNTAELKGGLIERTIDVAFARPGIDDPEVVDELLLEEPLVVALPDVDPQAAHSEIALGDLARHAFVLYPRFPRPSFADIILKHCAESGFSPIIAHETMDVQTALGLVAAGAGVSLVPASVQDAQRLGVAYRPLRAPVPTTRLSLSYRRDNRSATLARFRSQVKAFAAAHKTRNQEAAEGASVPLHQGPA
- a CDS encoding arylsulfatase — its product is MKIAKRLLPALLGGVSLLSLSPVALQAQTPSAPAPLTAPTPQRDARPNIVLIVADDMGFSDLSAFGSEIATPNLDALVASGVQLTNFHASPACSPTRAMLMSGVDNHIAGLGTMAEVIAPEQVGVPGYEGALNDRVVPFPRLLQDAGYHTFMVGKWHLGKEEGQSPQARGFDHSFVLLNGGADHFTQGGTIFAAPKASYRDDGALVDLPANFFSTDYYTDRILQNIDSVKDDKPFFAYIAYTAPHWPLQAPDAYLDRYRGVYDVGYDVILDQRIERMKARGVIAQDVTPAPAPGVWPAWNALSAEDKAKEARRMEVYAAMIANMDDNVGRLVAELKRTGEYDNTVFVFFSDNGAEGSDAEDISEKNREWIQATFDNSLDNMGRRNSFIGYGPNWARVSSAPFRLFKAFTYEGGTRTPAFVAGPGVRRSLSDAYVGVKDWAPTFLQLAQTRHPAEDGAAVPPLQGRSAVPFLMGQTDQVHPDDATQCLELFGRVAVRIGDFKLTYSNAPWGSGDWELYNTRRDPTEATDLSQAEPQQLATMKAAWEGCQRDNNILWTPEIAGKNAYGNTSVHFPDHQIDFRTKE
- a CDS encoding muconate/chloromuconate family cycloisomerase encodes the protein MAMTIDAFETCLVDLPTIRPHVLSMTTMHHQTMVLLTLRCSDGTVGVGEATTIGGLSYGEESPEGMKLALDTYFAPLVLGADPTRPAQLMDRLSRAIAGNRFAKCAVETALLDAMGHRVGLPVAELLGGRRRERLSVAWTLASGDTAKDIDEAERMLAQRRHNIFKLKIGKRAVVDDVAHVAAIKRALGDRASVRVDVNRAWDEASAARGVAMLEAAGCDLIEQPVDAHLRGAMARLAQRFTIPIMADESLTGPASAFDFAANAAADVFAVKIAQSGGLTAACAVGAIAQAAGVGLYGGTMLEGPVGTAASAHVFSTFANLSFQTELFGPLLLTEEILETPLAYADFGLKVPDGPGLGVRLDADKVAFFRRDAARKTQSAGA
- the catC gene encoding muconolactone Delta-isomerase, with the protein product MLFHVRMDVRIPLDYDPDRAAELKRIERERAQELQTSGKWRHLWRIAGQYSNFSVFDVADVQELHDIVSSLPLFPFMNIEVTPLCRHPSSIHDDDR